Proteins from a genomic interval of Chroococcidiopsis thermalis PCC 7203:
- a CDS encoding inositol monophosphatase family protein, with protein MTDFWTTILDFAATTSQRVGAQLMQDFGQVQASQKADGSLVTQADKWADREIQDAIASNFNGYGILSEEGETIFPDAEWCWVIDPLDGTTNFTRGLPIWGISLGLLYRGTPVFGYVHLPPLGQSFHGFWAGDSGLATPTGAFLNHHPIHASTDVVSKNHFFNLCSRSTAVMQSGFPCKIRMLGVASYNFLTVAAGAVLGGVEATPKIWDLAGAWVILHAAGGTWVELRSPSIFPLLPGNDYSNISFPSLVVSRRELISVFQPFLESLK; from the coding sequence ATGACTGATTTCTGGACGACGATTCTCGATTTTGCCGCTACCACCTCCCAGAGGGTAGGGGCGCAACTGATGCAGGATTTCGGGCAGGTACAAGCCTCTCAGAAAGCTGATGGTAGCCTCGTTACCCAAGCAGATAAATGGGCAGATCGAGAAATTCAAGATGCGATCGCCTCCAACTTCAACGGCTATGGTATTTTGAGCGAAGAAGGAGAGACAATTTTTCCTGATGCTGAATGGTGCTGGGTTATCGATCCGCTTGACGGAACGACAAACTTTACGCGGGGACTTCCCATCTGGGGTATTTCTTTAGGACTGCTGTACCGAGGTACGCCTGTTTTTGGCTACGTCCACTTACCACCGCTAGGACAAAGTTTTCACGGCTTTTGGGCAGGAGATTCGGGGCTAGCAACACCTACAGGGGCATTTCTCAACCATCATCCGATCCATGCTAGTACCGATGTGGTTAGCAAAAATCACTTTTTCAATCTCTGTTCCCGCAGCACTGCTGTCATGCAATCTGGCTTTCCCTGCAAAATTAGGATGCTGGGGGTTGCCAGTTACAACTTTCTCACCGTTGCTGCGGGTGCTGTACTGGGTGGGGTAGAAGCGACACCGAAAATTTGGGATTTAGCAGGGGCTTGGGTAATTTTACATGCAGCTGGAGGAACTTGGGTAGAGCTGCGATCGCCATCTATTTTTCCTTTATTACCTGGGAACGATTACAGCAATATCTCTTTCCCCTCTCTTGTCGTCAGTCGTCGCGAACTGATTTCAGTATTTCAACCCTTCTTAGAATCTTTAAAATAG
- a CDS encoding ChaN family lipoprotein, with the protein MQQLIKKWKWRSSIYLLICVLSIFLICNWSVNAQKTVNNCRPQIIVPDFSKVNVSIQNQSCSIEDVTITQSRALQELAKARVLYLGETHDRDRDRKIQLKIIQELQKRNPQVAIAMEMFQIPYQDAIDSYLAGKLTEKDLLEQTEYEQRWGYSWESYAPILRFAKEKQLSVLAVNTPSEITRQVAKAGLDSLTPQQRKIIPPASEIRTDNAAYRQMLAKTFAQHQHSNRGNSSGFDRFFLAQVLWDETMAAEVAKFVKANPKHQVAVIAGQGHIIYGYGILSRVARRMPPQFSQVSVLLSLPQDPATNSNQPIADYIWQ; encoded by the coding sequence ATGCAGCAGTTAATCAAAAAGTGGAAATGGCGAAGTTCGATTTATTTATTAATTTGCGTGTTAAGTATTTTTTTGATTTGCAATTGGTCTGTAAATGCTCAAAAAACAGTCAACAATTGTCGTCCACAAATTATTGTACCAGACTTCTCTAAGGTAAATGTCTCTATTCAGAATCAAAGTTGTAGTATAGAGGACGTTACGATTACTCAGTCAAGGGCTTTACAAGAATTAGCAAAAGCACGTGTGCTGTATTTGGGAGAAACTCACGATCGCGACCGAGATCGCAAAATTCAGTTAAAAATAATTCAAGAGTTACAAAAAAGAAATCCTCAAGTTGCGATCGCGATGGAGATGTTTCAAATACCATATCAAGATGCGATCGATAGCTATTTAGCTGGTAAGTTGACTGAAAAAGACTTGCTAGAACAAACTGAATACGAGCAAAGATGGGGATATTCTTGGGAGTCTTATGCGCCTATACTCAGATTTGCGAAAGAGAAACAATTGTCAGTTTTAGCTGTGAACACGCCTTCTGAAATTACTCGTCAAGTTGCAAAAGCAGGTTTAGATAGTCTCACACCTCAACAGCGAAAAATTATTCCTCCTGCTTCAGAAATTCGGACTGATAATGCTGCTTACCGTCAGATGTTAGCTAAAACTTTTGCACAGCATCAACATTCCAATCGAGGTAATAGTAGCGGGTTCGATCGCTTTTTTTTAGCTCAGGTTTTATGGGATGAGACTATGGCAGCAGAAGTTGCTAAGTTTGTCAAAGCTAATCCTAAGCATCAAGTTGCCGTGATTGCTGGGCAAGGACATATTATTTATGGTTATGGTATTCTTAGCCGCGTAGCTAGAAGAATGCCTCCGCAATTCTCACAGGTTTCTGTGTTGTTAAGTCTTCCTCAAGATCCTGCTACTAATTCTAACCAGCCGATAGCAGATTATATTTGGCAGTAA
- a CDS encoding MDR/zinc-dependent alcohol dehydrogenase-like family protein translates to MKGLWLENNQLQLRTDIPTPEPSPGEALVRVLRAGICNTDLELIRGYYPYTGILGHEFVGVVEQGPTHLVNQRVVGEINATCGQCRFCRNGQPTHCENRTVLGIVNRDGAFADYLTLPTTNLHPVPDNVSTEAATFTEPIAAALEIQQQVQIQAADRVLVVGDGKLGQLVAQTLALTGCDLLAVGRHQEKLANLEARGIKTGLAETVTDRSFDLSVECTGNPAGFAIARRALRPRGTLVLKSTYAGNLSFDASALVVDEITLIGSRCGPFPAALNLLATQKVDVQPLIHARYPLSQGLAAFERAQTRGVMKVLLEMD, encoded by the coding sequence ATGAAAGGACTCTGGCTCGAAAACAACCAATTACAACTGCGTACAGATATCCCCACTCCCGAACCTTCCCCAGGAGAAGCCTTAGTGCGCGTCCTACGAGCGGGTATTTGTAACACCGACTTAGAACTGATCCGGGGTTACTATCCTTACACGGGTATTCTAGGTCATGAATTTGTTGGCGTAGTCGAACAAGGACCCACTCATCTAGTTAACCAAAGGGTAGTAGGAGAAATCAATGCTACCTGCGGTCAATGTCGGTTCTGTCGCAACGGACAGCCAACCCACTGCGAAAACCGCACCGTATTGGGAATCGTCAACCGTGATGGAGCCTTTGCCGACTATCTCACCTTACCAACCACAAACCTACATCCCGTACCAGACAACGTTTCTACGGAAGCTGCTACATTTACCGAACCTATCGCCGCAGCATTAGAAATTCAGCAGCAGGTGCAAATTCAGGCAGCAGATCGCGTGTTAGTAGTGGGAGATGGTAAGTTAGGGCAGCTAGTCGCCCAAACCTTAGCTTTAACTGGTTGCGATTTATTAGCTGTAGGCAGACATCAGGAAAAACTGGCTAACTTAGAAGCAAGAGGGATTAAAACAGGCTTAGCTGAAACCGTAACCGACAGATCTTTCGATCTTTCCGTCGAGTGTACGGGCAATCCAGCAGGATTTGCGATCGCCCGTCGTGCGTTGCGTCCTCGCGGTACGCTAGTACTCAAAAGCACCTATGCAGGTAACTTGAGTTTTGACGCTTCCGCTTTGGTTGTAGACGAAATTACCCTCATCGGTTCCCGTTGCGGACCTTTCCCCGCTGCCCTAAATTTACTCGCCACTCAAAAAGTAGACGTTCAACCGCTAATTCACGCTCGTTATCCGTTGAGTCAAGGACTAGCCGCCTTTGAACGCGCTCAAACACGCGGTGTGATGAAGGTCTTGTTAGAAATGGATTGA
- a CDS encoding AraC family transcriptional regulator, with protein MSHGEHPEHLHLLEAGWDGFHFIYELEPADEMPASYMSQHLVIIALDNFRASFDFNGSWQHIDYAQGDIGIFPASQLFPRTQVDREVPILDLFLAPATLYRAVDESIEENCIELIPQLQLRDPLIQQIGLALKAELAVGGAESRLYAESMVTALSAHLLRRYTSRQQTIRDYRGGLPKYKQDRAIAYIHENLDRNITLTELSNVVNMSPHYFATLFKQSTGQSPHQYITKCRIETAKHLLAKQELTIVEISQQVGFQNQSHFTRIFRQHVKTTPKIYRDKQR; from the coding sequence ATGTCTCATGGCGAACATCCCGAGCATTTACATCTTTTAGAGGCGGGATGGGATGGCTTTCATTTCATCTATGAGTTAGAACCCGCTGATGAAATGCCTGCGAGCTACATGAGTCAGCATCTCGTGATTATTGCTTTAGACAATTTTCGGGCAAGCTTCGATTTCAATGGCAGCTGGCAACATATAGATTACGCTCAAGGCGATATTGGCATTTTTCCAGCCAGCCAATTGTTCCCCAGAACGCAAGTGGATCGCGAAGTCCCTATTTTAGATCTATTTCTCGCTCCTGCCACTCTATACCGTGCTGTTGATGAATCTATCGAGGAAAATTGTATCGAACTCATACCCCAGTTGCAATTACGCGATCCGTTGATTCAGCAGATAGGGTTAGCGTTGAAAGCTGAGTTAGCGGTAGGAGGTGCGGAGAGTCGGTTATATGCAGAATCGATGGTGACGGCGCTTTCGGCTCACTTGTTACGCCGCTATACTTCTCGCCAGCAGACAATTAGAGATTATCGAGGTGGATTACCCAAGTATAAGCAAGACCGGGCGATCGCCTACATTCACGAAAATTTAGATCGCAACATCACTTTGACAGAACTCAGTAATGTCGTTAACATGAGTCCCCATTATTTTGCGACTTTATTCAAACAATCTACCGGACAATCGCCGCATCAATACATTACGAAATGCCGGATTGAGACAGCAAAGCATTTACTCGCCAAGCAGGAACTCACAATCGTAGAAATCTCTCAGCAAGTAGGTTTCCAAAATCAAAGTCACTTCACGAGAATATTTCGCCAACACGTCAAGACTACGCCAAAAATTTATCGAGACAAGCAGAGATAA
- the rimO gene encoding 30S ribosomal protein S12 methylthiotransferase RimO — MGKKPTIAFSHLGCEKNRIDTEHTIGLLVQAGYEVDNDEELADYVVVNTCSFIQAARQESVRTIVELAEANKKIVIMGCMAQHFQEQLLEEIPEAVAAIGTGDYHQIVNVIERVEKGEKVKLVSPEPTYIADETTPRYRTTTEGVAYLRVAEGCDYRCAFCIIPHLRGNQRSRSIESIVAEAKQLAAQGVQEIILISQITTNYGVDLYGEPKLAELLVALGKVDVPWIRMHYAYPTGLTPKVIEAIRATPNVLPYLDLPLQHSHPEILRAMNRPWQGRVNDSIIERIKTAIPEAVVRTTFIVGFPGETDAHFEHLMQFVERHEFDHVGVFTFSPEEETPAYSLPNQIPQEIMDARRDALMALQQPISWQRNQAQEGKVVDVLIEQENPETGEYIGRSARFSPEVDGLVYVKGVARLGSIVPVKITEAEPYDLKGEVVSS, encoded by the coding sequence ATGGGCAAAAAGCCAACAATTGCATTTTCTCATCTAGGCTGCGAGAAAAATCGAATAGATACGGAACACACGATCGGACTCCTCGTTCAAGCTGGATACGAAGTCGATAACGACGAAGAACTAGCTGATTATGTTGTCGTCAATACTTGTAGCTTTATTCAAGCAGCGCGTCAAGAATCGGTTCGTACTATAGTCGAGCTAGCAGAAGCAAATAAAAAAATTGTCATTATGGGCTGCATGGCGCAGCACTTTCAGGAACAACTGCTAGAAGAGATCCCAGAAGCGGTAGCCGCGATCGGTACGGGAGACTATCACCAAATTGTAAACGTAATTGAGCGGGTAGAAAAGGGAGAAAAAGTAAAGCTTGTCTCGCCCGAACCAACATATATCGCTGACGAAACTACACCTCGCTATCGCACGACGACGGAAGGAGTTGCATACCTGCGGGTGGCAGAAGGATGCGATTACCGTTGCGCTTTTTGCATTATTCCTCACTTAAGGGGAAATCAAAGATCGCGCTCGATCGAATCGATTGTGGCAGAAGCAAAGCAACTCGCCGCTCAAGGGGTACAGGAAATTATCTTGATTTCCCAAATTACCACTAATTATGGTGTAGACTTGTACGGCGAACCAAAATTAGCGGAACTGTTAGTTGCTTTAGGTAAAGTCGATGTTCCTTGGATTCGGATGCATTATGCTTATCCAACAGGGTTGACACCGAAAGTCATCGAGGCAATTCGAGCCACGCCAAATGTCTTACCGTATTTAGACCTACCCTTACAACACTCCCATCCTGAAATTCTCCGTGCGATGAACCGCCCTTGGCAAGGTCGGGTCAATGACAGTATTATCGAACGGATTAAAACGGCAATCCCAGAGGCAGTTGTACGGACAACATTTATAGTAGGATTTCCTGGCGAGACAGACGCGCACTTCGAGCATCTGATGCAGTTTGTCGAACGCCACGAATTTGACCATGTGGGTGTGTTTACATTTTCTCCAGAAGAGGAAACTCCAGCTTACAGCCTGCCGAATCAAATTCCTCAAGAAATTATGGATGCAAGACGAGATGCTTTAATGGCACTCCAGCAACCGATTTCTTGGCAGAGAAATCAGGCGCAAGAAGGCAAAGTTGTGGATGTTTTAATCGAGCAAGAAAATCCTGAAACTGGAGAATATATCGGACGTTCAGCTCGGTTTTCACCAGAAGTAGATGGTTTAGTCTACGTCAAAGGTGTAGCTAGGTTAGGTTCAATCGTGCCAGTCAAAATTACCGAGGCTGAGCCATACGATCTCAAGGGTGAGGTTGTGAGTAGCTAA
- a CDS encoding BCD family MFS transporter, giving the protein MAKSSSSEREQLPPKINILTMFRLGLFQMGLGMMSVLTLGVLNRIAIKELAIPATLAAGTIAMHQFVAPSRLWFGQMSDAKKMWSNHRTGYIWIGAALFAIAAFLAVQVMWQLGSSIYNQGWSFVTYGWIALLAGIFALYGLALSSSSTPFAALLVDVSDEDNRSKLVGVVWSMLMVGIVIGAIISSKLLPAASTCQESAVGTVSLYSQPAQLAILQSSINRLFFILPGVVTGLALLSTFGVEKKYSRYTSRSIVADREDQITISRALKVLTASRQTGLFFTFLLAMTLSLFMQEAVMEPYGGEVFGMCVAETTRLNAFWGTGTLLGIGSTGFLIVPRIGKQKTTQIGCILVALSVGLVIASGFTANRQVLQGALVLFGLASGVTTTGALSLMLDFTAAETAGTFIGAWGLAQALARATATVSGGAILDVGKQLFSAPVLAYGLVFTIQALLMVLAIWLLSRVDIVEFRSNAKKAIASVFENELD; this is encoded by the coding sequence ATGGCGAAAAGTAGCTCGTCCGAACGAGAACAGTTACCTCCTAAAATTAATATCCTGACTATGTTCCGGTTAGGCTTATTTCAAATGGGACTGGGGATGATGTCCGTTCTCACCCTGGGAGTCCTCAATCGGATTGCGATTAAAGAATTGGCAATTCCGGCTACCCTAGCAGCAGGAACGATCGCCATGCATCAGTTTGTGGCTCCCTCGCGCCTGTGGTTCGGGCAAATGTCTGATGCCAAAAAGATGTGGAGCAATCACCGCACGGGTTACATTTGGATTGGTGCGGCATTATTTGCGATCGCTGCCTTTCTTGCAGTCCAAGTTATGTGGCAACTTGGCAGCAGTATATACAACCAAGGCTGGAGTTTCGTTACCTATGGTTGGATAGCGTTATTAGCGGGAATCTTTGCTTTGTACGGGTTGGCACTTAGTTCTAGTTCTACCCCATTTGCTGCTTTGCTCGTCGATGTTTCCGATGAAGACAACCGCTCTAAACTCGTAGGTGTTGTGTGGTCGATGCTCATGGTAGGAATTGTGATTGGGGCAATTATCAGCTCCAAACTTCTGCCCGCTGCCTCCACTTGTCAAGAGTCAGCTGTAGGAACAGTATCGCTTTACAGTCAACCCGCTCAACTTGCTATCCTACAAAGCTCGATTAACCGCTTATTTTTCATTTTGCCGGGAGTTGTCACTGGGTTAGCTCTACTATCAACGTTTGGTGTAGAAAAAAAGTATTCTCGCTACACATCGCGATCGATAGTCGCAGATAGAGAAGACCAAATTACCATATCTAGGGCGCTGAAAGTCCTAACCGCCAGCCGTCAAACGGGTTTATTCTTCACCTTTCTCCTCGCCATGACACTCAGCTTATTTATGCAAGAAGCAGTGATGGAACCTTATGGCGGGGAAGTCTTCGGAATGTGCGTTGCGGAAACTACGAGGCTGAATGCTTTTTGGGGTACGGGTACGTTACTAGGAATTGGTAGCACGGGCTTTTTAATCGTGCCACGGATTGGCAAGCAAAAAACGACTCAAATCGGTTGTATCCTAGTTGCTCTGAGTGTAGGACTCGTCATTGCATCGGGTTTTACTGCTAATCGCCAAGTTTTGCAGGGAGCATTAGTCCTATTTGGCTTGGCTTCTGGCGTGACCACCACGGGTGCATTGAGTTTAATGCTAGACTTTACGGCAGCAGAAACAGCAGGGACATTTATTGGCGCGTGGGGGCTGGCGCAGGCATTAGCGCGGGCAACGGCAACAGTTAGTGGAGGGGCAATATTAGACGTAGGCAAACAGCTATTTTCAGCCCCAGTGCTAGCTTACGGTTTGGTATTTACCATTCAAGCGTTGTTAATGGTGTTAGCAATTTGGTTACTCAGTCGCGTAGATATAGTCGAATTTCGCAGCAACGCCAAAAAAGCGATCGCTTCAGTATTTGAAAACGAATTGGATTGA
- a CDS encoding DEAD/DEAH box helicase produces the protein MNLSFESLGLSESRIQQLEKIGFTTPTNIQVQAIPQLLAGRDVVGKSQTGTGKTAAFSLPILEQIDHQSKAVQALILTPTRELAVQVCQAMKSFVDRNESRILAIYGGQSIERQIQQLNRGVQIVVGTPGRVIDLLDRGNLKLDKVKFVVLDEADEMLSMGFIDDVEKILASAPKERQTALFSATMPSAIQMLVGKFLHSPVTVTVDQPKAAPTKISQVAYLVPRHWTKARALQPILELEDPESAIIFVKTRKTAADLTSQLQASGYSADEYHGDLTQQARERLLSRFRNKQVRWVIATDIAARGLDVDHLTHVINYDLPDSVETYVHRIGRTGRAGKEGTAISLIQPFDRRKQQQIERHVRQSLKVSYVPTKAQIEARQIEKLQEQLREVLSGERLASFLPIVRELSEEYDAHAIAAAALQMAYDKTRPAWLDSAEDDIADEKRSTPKPRLAKRDRNGEKEFSSSDKRSVAKPKLRTAREN, from the coding sequence ATGAATTTATCCTTTGAAAGCTTAGGTCTTTCAGAAAGCCGTATTCAACAATTAGAAAAAATTGGATTCACTACACCAACCAATATACAAGTACAGGCAATCCCCCAATTATTAGCAGGGCGCGATGTCGTTGGTAAATCTCAAACAGGTACGGGTAAAACAGCCGCATTTTCTTTGCCGATTCTAGAGCAAATCGACCATCAAAGTAAGGCAGTACAAGCGCTGATTCTCACTCCTACGAGGGAATTAGCCGTTCAAGTCTGCCAAGCAATGAAAAGCTTTGTAGATCGAAATGAAAGCCGCATTCTAGCTATCTACGGCGGGCAATCAATTGAACGCCAAATTCAGCAGCTCAATCGCGGCGTACAAATTGTGGTTGGTACGCCAGGGCGAGTGATTGACTTGCTCGATCGCGGCAATCTTAAGCTAGATAAAGTGAAATTTGTCGTACTTGACGAAGCCGATGAAATGCTGAGCATGGGTTTCATTGATGATGTGGAAAAAATTCTTGCTTCCGCACCAAAAGAGCGACAAACAGCTTTGTTTTCGGCAACAATGCCAAGTGCAATTCAGATGTTAGTCGGGAAGTTTTTACACTCGCCCGTCACAGTTACGGTAGACCAGCCAAAAGCTGCTCCTACTAAAATTAGTCAAGTCGCTTACCTCGTACCGCGTCATTGGACAAAAGCAAGAGCATTGCAGCCAATTTTAGAATTGGAAGACCCAGAATCTGCAATCATATTTGTCAAAACTCGCAAAACAGCAGCAGATCTCACCAGTCAACTGCAAGCATCGGGTTATAGCGCCGACGAATATCACGGCGATTTAACCCAACAAGCACGGGAGCGCCTGCTATCGCGGTTCCGCAACAAGCAAGTACGGTGGGTGATTGCAACAGACATCGCCGCACGCGGTTTAGACGTAGATCATTTAACTCACGTTATTAACTACGATTTACCTGACAGCGTAGAAACTTACGTTCATCGGATCGGACGCACGGGTAGAGCCGGAAAAGAAGGCACGGCAATTTCCCTCATCCAACCGTTCGATCGCCGCAAACAGCAGCAGATCGAACGTCACGTTCGCCAAAGCTTGAAAGTTAGCTACGTCCCCACCAAAGCGCAAATCGAAGCGCGGCAAATTGAAAAACTGCAAGAACAACTGCGGGAAGTTCTCTCTGGGGAAAGATTAGCCTCCTTCTTGCCAATCGTGCGCGAACTGAGTGAAGAATACGACGCACACGCGATCGCCGCAGCCGCTTTACAAATGGCTTATGACAAAACCCGTCCAGCGTGGCTCGACTCCGCTGAAGACGACATAGCAGACGAAAAGCGCTCCACTCCCAAGCCTCGTTTAGCCAAACGCGATCGCAACGGAGAAAAAGAGTTTTCCAGCTCAGACAAGCGCTCAGTTGCTAAACCCAAACTGCGCACGGCACGAGAAAACTAG
- a CDS encoding VanZ family protein, whose protein sequence is MHVHPSASNSTIRSLRQFLVKSAPYIVIASILLVVIATLFPFNFSRDEGGSLRYFFSNFKHSSHLGDKIKNIFLFIPFGFSLTCFLQVRKFSLLLKLVSVIFLSFILSFVVETLQIFLPSRETSPADLFTNSLGGFIGFLCFYIWKFKFVSYILTLIEKNKNRFSFPIVAIAFLGYLATSILFTVPLQSANNLSTWDLNYPLILGNERTGERPWEGFISEVAFADKAFSSAEIERVFASQNWWNNVDTPLIGNYQLDRQNYSDRAGNLPDLSWRGQLPEITDDRGVFLSDRHWLQTDTPVNRLNQRLQETSKFTIITTIATAKFQQKGPARIISISDSNGRRNFTLGQQGNNLNLRLRTPINGVNAQYLDTNVHNLFTDKQFHKLVITYANSGLHVYVDNLQNRYNINLLEVLPKEDRILYYGLIFIPLGALLAIVITLAKQQFIRYTLFYAGILLPTLIVETILAMSSGRSFEIANILLGMLMTASTTLILKLQIPFWLRNKVLNFANHKT, encoded by the coding sequence ATGCACGTTCATCCGTCTGCCAGCAACTCAACTATACGTAGTCTGCGCCAATTCTTAGTTAAAAGTGCGCCCTACATTGTTATTGCTAGCATTCTTCTTGTAGTTATTGCCACTCTTTTCCCTTTCAATTTCTCTAGGGATGAAGGTGGCTCTCTGAGATATTTTTTTAGCAATTTCAAACATTCTAGTCATTTGGGCGATAAGATTAAGAATATATTTTTATTTATTCCATTTGGCTTTAGTCTAACCTGTTTTTTGCAGGTAAGAAAGTTCAGTTTATTATTAAAACTAGTTTCAGTTATATTTCTTAGTTTTATTCTATCTTTCGTTGTAGAAACGCTCCAAATTTTCTTGCCTTCTAGAGAAACCTCACCTGCCGATCTCTTCACTAATAGCTTAGGTGGATTTATCGGGTTTTTATGTTTTTATATCTGGAAATTTAAATTTGTTAGTTATATTTTAACTTTAATTGAAAAGAACAAAAATCGGTTTAGTTTTCCTATAGTAGCAATTGCTTTTTTAGGTTATTTAGCTACATCTATCCTGTTTACAGTTCCGTTACAATCCGCAAATAACTTAAGTACTTGGGATTTAAATTATCCTCTCATATTAGGCAACGAACGTACAGGCGAACGTCCTTGGGAAGGATTTATTTCAGAAGTCGCTTTTGCAGATAAAGCATTCTCTTCAGCAGAAATAGAGCGCGTGTTTGCCAGCCAAAACTGGTGGAATAATGTAGATACACCTTTGATAGGAAACTATCAGTTAGACAGACAAAATTACAGCGATCGCGCGGGAAACTTGCCCGATTTGAGCTGGCGAGGGCAACTACCAGAAATAACAGACGATCGAGGAGTCTTTCTAAGCGATCGCCATTGGCTGCAAACAGATACTCCTGTGAATCGACTCAATCAAAGATTACAAGAAACCTCTAAGTTTACAATAATAACAACAATTGCAACTGCTAAGTTTCAACAAAAAGGACCAGCTCGAATTATTTCTATTTCAGATAGTAATGGTAGGCGCAATTTTACTTTAGGACAACAAGGCAATAATTTAAACCTGCGACTGCGAACACCGATCAACGGTGTTAATGCTCAGTATTTAGACACAAACGTGCATAACCTTTTTACAGATAAACAGTTTCACAAGCTAGTTATAACATATGCTAATTCAGGGTTGCATGTCTATGTAGATAACTTACAAAACCGATACAATATTAACCTTCTAGAAGTATTACCAAAAGAAGATCGAATTCTTTACTATGGCTTGATATTCATTCCTTTAGGAGCGCTATTAGCAATTGTTATTACACTAGCAAAACAACAATTCATCCGTTATACATTGTTTTATGCTGGTATTTTATTGCCAACTCTGATTGTAGAAACAATCTTAGCAATGAGTAGTGGTAGAAGCTTTGAAATAGCAAATATTTTACTTGGTATGCTGATGACAGCCTCTACAACCTTAATTTTGAAGTTGCAAATTCCTTTTTGGTTGAGAAATAAAGTCTTAAATTTTGCTAATCATAAAACCTAA
- a CDS encoding aldo/keto reductase, producing the protein METIKLGQDGAAVCPLCIGTWAWGDKLFWNYGSDEEDAKQLQVAFQAALDAGTTFFDTAEVYGFGLSEKYLGQFIQQSDRPIQIATKFGPAPWRFTAQSVSDALTESLKRLDLERVSLYQVHWPFSFFMSQETLMNALADEVQRGRIEAVGVSNYSAEQMQQAYKILAARGVKLASNQVRYSLLTRQIETNGILDTARQLGVTILAYSPLAQGLLTGKYTASSAEKPTGARRIDPRFSKEGLQKIEPVISILKKIGDRHGRTPAQVALNWLIAQGNLVAIAGAKNANQVQQNAGALGWQMTDEEITQLEQVTRPWLY; encoded by the coding sequence TTGGAAACTATCAAATTAGGTCAGGATGGCGCTGCTGTTTGTCCTTTATGCATTGGAACGTGGGCGTGGGGCGACAAACTATTTTGGAACTATGGCAGCGATGAGGAGGATGCCAAGCAGCTACAGGTAGCCTTCCAAGCCGCACTAGATGCGGGTACGACATTTTTTGATACGGCAGAAGTCTACGGATTTGGATTATCGGAAAAGTATTTGGGGCAATTCATCCAACAAAGCGATCGCCCCATTCAGATTGCGACGAAATTCGGTCCCGCGCCTTGGCGGTTTACAGCTCAATCCGTCTCTGATGCGCTGACGGAAAGCCTCAAGCGTCTGGATTTGGAGCGAGTCAGCCTCTACCAAGTCCACTGGCCTTTCAGCTTTTTCATGAGTCAAGAAACGCTGATGAATGCCCTTGCCGATGAAGTGCAACGGGGCAGAATCGAGGCAGTAGGAGTCAGCAACTATTCCGCAGAACAAATGCAGCAAGCATACAAAATTTTGGCAGCCCGTGGAGTCAAGCTGGCTAGCAATCAAGTCCGCTACTCGCTTTTAACGCGGCAAATTGAAACAAACGGCATTCTCGACACGGCACGACAGCTAGGTGTAACAATCTTGGCTTACAGCCCTCTAGCACAAGGCTTGTTAACTGGAAAATACACGGCTAGTAGTGCCGAGAAGCCTACAGGCGCACGCCGGATCGATCCTCGTTTTAGCAAAGAAGGTTTGCAAAAAATCGAACCAGTGATTTCGATCTTGAAAAAAATTGGCGATCGCCACGGACGCACCCCCGCTCAAGTTGCCCTTAATTGGTTAATTGCTCAAGGTAACCTAGTTGCGATCGCGGGTGCAAAAAATGCCAACCAAGTCCAGCAAAATGCTGGCGCTCTCGGCTGGCAGATGACGGACGAAGAAATAACTCAGTTAGAGCAAGTAACTCGTCCGTGGCTTTATTAG